Proteins found in one Pseudorasbora parva isolate DD20220531a chromosome 11, ASM2467924v1, whole genome shotgun sequence genomic segment:
- the si:ch1073-303k11.2 gene encoding LRRN4 C-terminal-like protein, protein MSLWSQVAFLLLLCVMESVRPTSVSPSLLQPPLTRIRFIEVEDDYDDESSKTTHTPQSPGVSTTTRGSISQLCDYDPCVVQTTPCNKISAQTGCLCPGLTGPEERPKTPELREVKLDGSGEAVVHWCAPLSSVTYYNVTLNEGKELKIFREHQRNGVIPGLKIGETVCVAAGNEAGLSEKSCARYEPPQPDQAALSAGIITGCAAFLLLLSVLVVVLWRRRTCRKGRMGEAEGLGNPSYTNDGAL, encoded by the coding sequence ATGTCGCTGTGGTCACAGGTCGCGTTCCTCCTTCTCCTTTGCGTGATGGAGTCCGTTCGTCCCACATCTGTCAGTCCGTCATTGCTTCAGCCGCCGCTCACACGCATTCGCTTTATCGAAGTGGAGGATGACTACGACGACGAAAGCTCAAAGACAACACACACGCCCCAGTCGCCCGGGGTCAGCACCACCACTCGTGGCTCAATATCCCAACTGTGTGATTACGACCCCTGTGTGGTTCAAACGACCCCCTGTAACAAGATTTCGGCCCAGACGGGCTGTCTGTGTCCTGGGTTGACGGGTCCGGAGGAGAGACCGAAGACCCCGGAGCTCCGCGAGGTGAAGCTGGACGGCTCCGGGGAAGCGGTTGTGCATTGGTGCGCGCCTCTCTCCTCTGTCACCTATTACAACGTCACTCTGAATGAAGGAAAAGAGCTGAAGATTTTTAGGGAACATCAGAGGAATGGTGTCATACCGGGGCTGAAAATTGGGGAGACGGTGTGTGTGGCGGCTGGGAATGAAGCAGGGCTCAGCGAAAAGTCCTGTGCCCGATACGAGCCACCGCAACCAGACCAGGCCGCTCTGAGCGCAGGGATCATCACTGGGTGTGCCGCGTTCCTGCTGCTGCTTTCGGTGCTCGTTGTTGTACTATGGAGACGAAGGACGTGTCGAAAGGGGAGGATGGGAGAAGCGGAGGGCCTCGGCAACCCTTCATACACCAATGATGGAGCACTGTGA